The Argopecten irradians isolate NY chromosome 4, Ai_NY, whole genome shotgun sequence genome has a window encoding:
- the LOC138321597 gene encoding uncharacterized protein: protein MPLNFAIACGIFITLFIPSACQREHAGVYVTLYPPMNVSIGYVADRNAYIFWFAPPVYIHVKFNNTLGDPNEPAPGKTDSGTSINTMTGGKSKEVPYTYNISENKTDTSVIETNDSVSLNVDNSSSVDTTTSVNSSSSSLDVNTTSVNSTDQQTNVTSADYTTTEHHHNVTIWTPWVPNYVTYNGSEHKQPLNQEDIVDFHSGHLLNYIVRWWPDLASNNVTEQIITQNTTVLFLQDLTPNTTYKLNVSAVYIGSKVLTSNISSFTTNYDATKICQCDTYGTVPGYTECNFTTNQFCRCRSGFGGLFCEHCSIGYYRNAVGLPCWKCPCDDDASTGSCHFKEEFLYCDRCKTGYAGNLCHKCSSGYFRSGSSDRCRPCACRGNSDKCNPYTGECIDCRYNTTGFSCDKCKKDFMGDPNLFKNCTHKADLKPKSHSHTLVIVLVCVLVILILLAVAGIVIYRKWKDHPAAKPFWTVELQDDHEGVNFSSVPEDDLQPHVDDMNFYEKQKSKRGTQKYSPLREDI, encoded by the exons ATGCCGCTGAACTTTGCCATAGCATGTGGaatttttattactttattcATTCCGTCCGCATGTCAACGAGAACATGCCG gtGTGTATGTTACCCTGTATCCACCAATGAATGTGTCCATTGGTTACGTGGCTGACCGCAATGCCTACATATTTTGGTTTGCGCCACCTGTCTATATCCATGTTAAGTTCAACAACACACTGGGGGACCCAAATGAGCCTGCACCGGGTAAAACAGACAGTGGAACAAGCATAAACACCATGACAGGGGGGAAATCAAAGGAGGTGCCTTACACGTACAACATCTCAGAAAACAAAACAGACACTTCTGTTATAGAGACGAATGATTCTGTGTCTTTGAATGTAGACAACAGTTCGTCTGTAGACACGACGACTAGTGTAAACTCGAGTTCTAGTAGTCTGGATGTAAACACAACATCAGTAAATTCTACAGATCAACAAACAAATGTTACGTCGGCAGACTATACCACTACAGAGCACCATCATAATGTTACTATATGGACCCCATGGGTTCCTAACTATGTCACGTATAATGGGTCTGAGCACAAACAACCCCTAAACCAGGAGGACATCGTGGACTTTCACAGTGGACATTTACTTAACTACATTGTCAGATGGTGGCCAGATCTTGCAA GTAATAATGTCACCGAGCAGATAATTACTCAGAACACGACTGTGCTGTTCCTCCAGGACCTCACACCAAACACCACGTACAAACTTAATGTATCTGCTGTGTACATTGGAAGTAAAGTTCTCACATCAAATATATCTTCTTTTACAACCAACTACGATGCCACTAAGA TTTGCCAATGTGACACCTACGGAACAGTTCCAGGATACACTGAATGTAACTTCACGACTAATCAGTTTTGTCGTTGCCGCTCTGGCTTTGGAGGCCTGTTCTGTGAGCACTGTTCCATAGGCTACTACAGAAATGCTGTAGGCCTCCCCTGCTGGAAATGTCCATGTGATGACGATGCCTCCACTGGCTCCTGTCATTTCA AGGAGGAGTTCCTTTACTGTGATAGATGTAAGACAGGATACGCCGGCAATCTTTGTCATAAGTGTTCGTCAGGTTATTTCCGTAGCGGATCATCAGACCGATGTCGGCCATGTGCCTGTAGAGGGAACAGTGACAAATGTAACCCATATACAG GGGAGTGCATTGACTGCAGATATAATACAACTGGATTTTCCTGTGATAAATGCAAGAAAGACTTCATGGGGGATCCTAATCTTTTCAAAAACTGCACTCATAAAG CTGATCTGAAGCCTAAATCCCATTCCCACACCCTTGTAATCGTATTGGTTTGTGTATTAGTGATTCTGATACTGTTGGCCGTCGCTGGAATCGTCATTTATAGGAAGTGGAAGGACCACCCAGCAGCTAAGCCTTTCTGGACTGTGGAGCTACAAGACGATCACGAAGGCGTCAATTTCAGTTCTGTTCCGGAAGATGACCTTCAACCTCATGTTGATGACATGAActtctatgaaaaacaaaaatccaaACGAGGAACACAGAAATATTCTCCGCTTCGAGAGGACATTtaa